CGTCACCATCGCTGACCTGAACCCCGATGTGGGCCAGACTGCCGCCGCGACCCTGGACGGGCAATTCGAGGTGCTGAACGTCACCGACGCCGCCGCCGTCGCCGCCCTGGCCCGGAAGCTCCCGGACGTGGACATCCTCGTGAACAACGCCGGGATCGTCCGCAACACCCCCGCCGAGGACACCCCGGACGACGACTGGCGCAGCGTGATCGACGTGAACCTGAATGGCGTGTACTGGTGCTGCCGGGAATTCGGCCGGACCATGCTCGAACGCGGCCGGGGCAGCGTCGTGTCCACCGCCAGCATGAGCGGCCTGATCAGCAACCACCCGCAGCCGCAGGCGGCGTACAACGCCAGCAAGGCCGCCGTGATCCACCTCACCCGCTCCCTGGCGGGCGAGTGGGCGCCGCGCGGCGTGCGCGTGAACTGCGTCGCGCCCGGCTACACCGCCACGCCCCTCACCAAGCGCGGCCTGGAGACCCCCGAATGGCGCGAGACGTGGCTGAAGGAGACCCCGATGGGCCGCCTCGCGGAACCCGCCGAAATCGCCCCGGCCGTGCTGTATCTCGCGTCCGACGCCGCCAGCTTCGTCACCGGGCACGCGCTGGTCGTCGACGGCGGCTACACCTGCTGGTAACCCCTCGCGGGGAGCGGCCGAGGGCCGAAGAGTTTGAAGTCCCACGCTCCCTTCGATCCCATTCAAGGAGTGACATGATCCTGAGTTCCAGAACGTCCGTCCTGACCGGCCCGCGCCAGCTGAACTGGACGTCACGCGAGGTGCCCGCGCCCGGCGCGCGGGAGGTGCGGGTGCGGGTCACGCGGATCGGCGTGTGCGGCAGCGACGTGCACTACTACACGCACGGGCGGATCGGGCCCTTCGTGGTGGACGGCCCTCTGGTGCTGGGCCACGAGGTGAGCGGCGTGGTGGACGCTGTGGGCGCGGGCGTGACCCGCGTGAAACCCGGCGACCGCGTGGCACTGGAACCCGGCGTACCGTGCCGCCACTGCGCGTACTGCCGCAGCGGGGCGTACAACCTCTGCCCGGACATGACGTTCATGGCCACGCCCCCGGTGGACGGCGCGCTGACCGAGTACGTGCTGTGGCCCGACGACTTCGTGTACCCGGTGCCGGACAGCGTCAGCGACGACGTGGCGGCGCTGCTGGAACCGCTGGCGGTGGGCCTGTGGGCCGCCCGCAAGGGCGACGTGCGCCCCGGTCACGCGGTGGCGGTGCTGGGCGCCGGGCCGGTGGGCTGCACGACTGTCATGGCGGTCCGGGCGGCGGGCGCGACCACGATCATCGCGGTGGATCTGGAGGACTTCCGGCTGGATCTGGCCCGCGAGGTCGGGGCTACCCATACCATCAACGCGCGGAGTGTGGATGCGCTGGCCGCCATCCGCGAGCTGTGCGCCGCGCGCGACGGCCTGCCCCTGTCGCACGCGGGCGTGGACGTCGCCTTCGAGACCGCCGGGAGCCTCGCCACCACGCGCCTGACCCTGGCCGCGCCGAAACCGGGCGGCGTGGCCGTGCTGGTGGGCCTCCCGCCCGACC
This DNA window, taken from Deinococcus radiotolerans, encodes the following:
- a CDS encoding SDR family NAD(P)-dependent oxidoreductase; its protein translation is MTILDLFRLDGRHALITGGAQGIGFEIARGLAQAGARVTIADLNPDVGQTAAATLDGQFEVLNVTDAAAVAALARKLPDVDILVNNAGIVRNTPAEDTPDDDWRSVIDVNLNGVYWCCREFGRTMLERGRGSVVSTASMSGLISNHPQPQAAYNASKAAVIHLTRSLAGEWAPRGVRVNCVAPGYTATPLTKRGLETPEWRETWLKETPMGRLAEPAEIAPAVLYLASDAASFVTGHALVVDGGYTCW
- a CDS encoding NAD(P)-dependent alcohol dehydrogenase, producing the protein MILSSRTSVLTGPRQLNWTSREVPAPGAREVRVRVTRIGVCGSDVHYYTHGRIGPFVVDGPLVLGHEVSGVVDAVGAGVTRVKPGDRVALEPGVPCRHCAYCRSGAYNLCPDMTFMATPPVDGALTEYVLWPDDFVYPVPDSVSDDVAALLEPLAVGLWAARKGDVRPGHAVAVLGAGPVGCTTVMAVRAAGATTIIAVDLEDFRLDLAREVGATHTINARSVDALAAIRELCAARDGLPLSHAGVDVAFETAGSLATTRLTLAAPKPGGVAVLVGLPPDPEVSLDIVSAASREVTLRGVFRYANCYPAAVELAASGRVNLDALVTHRFPFAQTPDAFAFADREKRTSMKVMIDVR